In the Ictalurus punctatus breed USDA103 chromosome 7, Coco_2.0, whole genome shotgun sequence genome, one interval contains:
- the brinp3b gene encoding BMP/retinoic acid-inducible neural-specific protein 3, with product MAWHGALRALLLLLLLVAAGACAGAAERLAWLLADKGPFRRAHEFTEFSERHQNGFTTRYKIYREFGRWKVNNLAVERQEAVPFDPDFVRNIRQLGRRPSLQMIADNIIKKYGTHFLVSATLGGEESLTIFVDKRKLSEAHSNSGAANGTLTLEALHHLAASYFIDRDSTLRKLHHLQIASAAIKVTETRTGPLGCSNYDNLDSVSSVLVHSPENRIQLQGLQVLLPEYLRSRFVQAALSYIGCNGEGHFTCQDNDCWCQCSDGHPQCNCPLASLRAQQSNLEHTNEAWRHANQEFEQSDEFQAFMVRLSTHAALNLSSVWRAWRSDAALQKRYRKLENDAVFLLNKAQGCAAKLFGLSRRCRSQPKIILPRERRLGYWLQHSLSLLYCSEAESPGIYSEVTHSCVCPGGHLSCQGLIPCSVGTGSRCASCSPENRTRCSSCNSGFALSQGLCRPAAPSPTKQYLGTEMEMHDLELRDLLEQRDAHLALSAIFVSSDVKLNTWFEPSWRKRMLLTLKSNKSKSSRVHMLLGISAQICMTKNSTLELTLSVSVNPFGGSHSESWTMPMNQNGYPDWEKTRLDTPIDCYNWTLTLGNRWKSFFETVHFYLRSRTQSDGAQGNETVDSEVANRNASQHVGYVKINSIQLFGYIVHFDPEAIRDLILQLDYPYTQGSQDSALQELMEIRYRVNRLSPAGPTPLDLFSCLLRHRLKLSTSEVSRILAALQAFGAKHRYYTEYEAVKLCS from the exons ATGGCCTGGCACGGTGCTCTCCGCGCgctgctcctgctgctgctgctcgtGGCCGCGGGGGCGTGCGCAGGGGCCGCGGAGCGCCTCGCGTGGCTGCTGGCGGACAAGGGGCCGTTCCGTCGCGCGCACGAATTCACAGAGTTCTCCGAGCGACACCAAAACGGTTTCACTACCCGCTACAAGATTTACAG GGAGTTTGGCCGATGGAAGGTGAACAACTTGGCTGTGGAGAGGCAGGAAGCAGTGCCCTTTGACCCCGACTTTGTGCGCAACATCAGGCAGCTCGGGCGACGGCCGAGCCTGCAGATGATCGCGGACAACATCATCAAGAAGTATGGCACTCACTTCCTGGTCTCAGCCACTCTTGGAG GCGAAGAGTCCTTGACCATTTTCGTGGATAAGCGGAAGCTGAGTGAAGCCCATTCAAACAGCGGGGCCGCTAACGGCACGCTGACTCTCGAGGCCCTCCATCACCTCGCTGCCTCCTACTTCATCGACCGAGACAGCACGCTGAGGAAACTGCACCACCTCCAGATCGCCTCAGCAGCCATCAAG GTAACTGAGACGAGGACTGGCCCCCTTGGCTGTAGCAACTATGACAATCTCGACTCTGTCAGCTCGGTTTTGGTCCACAGCCCTGAGAACAGAATTCAGCTCCAAG GCCTCCAGGTCCTTTTGCCAGAGTACCTCAGGAGCCGGTTCGTGCAAGCGGCGCTGAGTTACATTGGCTGCAACGGCGAAGGCCACTTCACATGCCAGGACAACGACTGCTGGTGTCAGTGTAGTGATGGGCACCCGCAGTGTAACTGCCCCCTCGCCAGCCTCCGAGCACAGCAAAGCAACCTGGAGCACACCAACGAGGCCTGGAGGCATGCCAACCAGGAGTTTGAGCAATCAG ATGAGTTCCAGGCTTTCATGGTACGACTGTCGACACATGCAGCCCTGAATTTGTCATCAGTGTGGCGCGCATGGCGGAGCGATGCGGCACTGCAAAAACGCTACAGGAAGTTGGAGAACGACGCCGTTTTCCTCCTCAATAAAGCGCAAGGATGTGCCGCTAAACTCTTCGGCCTCAGCCGGAGATGCCGCTCACAACCCAAAATAATTCTGCCAAGGGaaag GCGTCTCGGTTACTGGCTACAACACAGCCTTTCCCTTCTGTACTGCAGTGAAGCTGAGAGTCCAGGAATCTACTCGGAGGTGACGCACAGCTGCGTGTGCCCAGGTGGCCACCTGTCCTGCCAGGGATTGATCCCCTGCTCAGTGGGCACCGGAAGCCGTTGCGCATCATGCTCTCCGGAAAATCGAACACGTTGCTCAAGCTGCAACAGCGGCTTCGCGTTAAGCCAAGGATTGTGCCGTCCTGCTGCTCCAAGCCCCACCAAACAGTACCTTGGCACCGAGATGGAAATGCATGACTTGGAACTGCGTGATCTCCTGGAGCAGCGCGACGCCCACCTAGCCTTATCCGCCATCTTCGTGAGTAGCGACGTCAAACTCAACACCTGGTTTGAACCTTCGTGGAGAAAAAGGATGCTCCTGACTCTAAAGAGCAataaatccaagtcaagtcgaGTGCACATGCTGCTAGGAATTTCGGCGCAGATTTGCATGACGAAGAACTCAACTCTGGAGCTGACGCTCTCTGTTTCGGTGAACCCGTTTGGTGGGAGTCACTCAGAGAGCTGGACGATGCCAATGAACCAAAACGGGTACCCTGATTGGGAGAAAACGAGGTTAGACACCCCTATAGACTGCTACAACTGGACTTTAACGTTGGGAAACCGCTGGAAGAGCTTTTTCGAAACGGTCCATTTCTACCTGAGGAGCCGAACCCAGAGCGACGGTGCTCAAGGGAACGAGACGGTTGACTCGGAAGTGGCGAACAGAAACGCCTCGCAGCATGTCGGCTACGTGAAAATCAACAGCATTCAGCTGTTTGGATACATCGTGCACTTTGACCCAGAAGCCATTCGAGATTTGATCCTGCAGCTGGACTATCCGTACACGCAGGGATCTCAGGACTCGGCGCTGCAGGAGTTGATGGAGATTCGATACAGAGTCAATCGATTATCTCCTGCTGGACCGACACCTCTGGACCTTTTCTCATGTCTCCTTCGACACAGACTCAAACTCTCGACTTCAGAGGTGTCGCGAATTCTCGCGGCACTACAGGCTTTCGGCGCCAAACACAGATACTACACAGAGTACGAAGCGGTCAAACtttgtagctaa